From the Silurus meridionalis isolate SWU-2019-XX chromosome 5, ASM1480568v1, whole genome shotgun sequence genome, one window contains:
- the ppfibp2b gene encoding liprin-beta-2b isoform X15, whose product MLQQELLNRTSLETQKLDLIDEVSYLKLKLVSMEEDHNHTDRDDKQHKAECVVNVISELQAQMRKFQQEITTRIREQRALEGHPENPDRDVHNRSSDSDACPSDAEDPKHHCSSGGDNQALVHELRALKAKVDDLENEKSQYERKLKATKTEISELQQILASKDAEIESLRIQLLSRGNVNSDGVDREEVYRRKLKGKHLEMQKLKIGMESLLAANDEKDRHIEELTVLLGQYRKCKDMMVLSQVCGDRLLCGSSEEDLSGSLRRRALPHKAHSDIVMSDLQMSSSRGTPQLLLPTMCLQNELDSSCRSLQSPMDCHSLHSRQWTTLRMLSSSLEELQSGSKQRHAMGQTVEPVLESRLISESSKYQTLPGKFSRPALNGERERRSSPFQLSPDESEESEINLNRCRSASAPALAKLEKTDESTLSDVSPMSSGMDSGQQSPVSPENKKNQKGIRKLWGKIRRTQSGGMPADGVDSNDFKRGGVRSTAGPRLAGMGNRDSGRDLNNTPFSKWSCDQVCMWLEEYGLGHYVPMASQWVSSGQTLLSASLHDFEKELGIKHPLHRKKLQLALHSFTTRQSEKSAELDHIWVTRWLDDIGLPQYKDQFHEGRVDGRMLQYLTVNDLLILKVSSQLHHLSIKSAIHVLYVNKFNPFCLKRRPGDEMLTSPSEVIQWSNHRVMEWLRSVDLAEYAPNLRGSGVHGGLIILEPRFNSDTLAMLLNIPPQKTLLRRHLNTNFNSLVGGQAQLEKQEYMESQNYTPLSTTAKIRPKKIGFSNFSQLRKKRPDDPSDYICPLECPKALTLLSDSQRPVSSVQDTERREQMQITKGAAMQIEALSESINHLTDYREKKTELDRVAFSSNTKERLILCIRETTL is encoded by the exons tgtgtgGTTAATGTGATCAGCGAGCTCCAGGCGCAGATGCGCAAATTTCAGCAGGAGATCACTACACGCATCCGGGAGCAGCGGGCTCTCGAGGGCCACCCGGAGAACCCAGATCGTGACGTCCACAATCGCAGCTCCGATTCGGATGCGTGCCCTTCTGACGCCGAAGACCCCAAACACCACTGTAGTTCTGGAGGAGATAAC caGGCTCTGGTGCATGAGCTGAGAGCTCTGAAGGCCAAAGTGGACGATTTGGAGAACGAGAAATCGCAGTACGAGAGGAAGCTGAAAGCCACAAAG ACGGAGATCAGCGAGCTTCAGCAGATTTTGGCCTCCAAAGATGCAGAGATTGAGAGTTTACGAATTCAACTGTTGTCCAGAGGGAACGTGAACAGTGACGGTGTGGACAGAG AGGAGGTGTACAGGAGGAAATTAAAAGGCAAAC atCTAGAAATGCAGAAGCTGAAAATCGGGATGGAGTCACTTTTAGCTGCGAACGATGAAAAG GATCGTCATATTGAGGAGCTCACAGTGCTGCTCGGCCAGTACAGGAAATGCAAGGACATGATGGTGCTTTCTCAAG tgtgtggtgaTCGTTTGCTGTGTGGCAGCAGTGAGGAGGATCTGAGTGGGTCACTGAGGAGGCGAGCTCTGCCCCATAAAGCTCACTCAGACATTGTCATGTCTGACCTGCAG ATGTCGTCATCACGAGGGACGCCACAACTCCTACTGCCCACGATGTGCCTACAAAATGAGCTTGATTCTAG CTGTCGCAGCCTGCAGTCCCCCATGGACTGCCACAGCTTGCACAGCAGACAATG GACGACACTGAGGATGCTGTCTTCCAGTCTGGAGGAGTTACAGAGTGGATCCAAACAAAGG CATGCAATGGGACAGACTGTAGAGCCAGTTCTAGAG AGTCGGCTCATATCGGAGAGCAGTAAGTACCAAACTCTTCCTGGGAAGTTTTCCAGACCCGCACTAAACGGAGAGAGGGAACGACGTTCATCTCCATTCCAGCTGTCGCCTGATGAGAGCGAGGAGAGCGAGATCAACCTGA ATCGCTGCAGGAGTGCCAGCGCCCCGGCGTTAG CAAAGTTGGAGAAGACGGACGAGTCCACATTGTCAGATGTGTCGCCCATGTCATCCGGCATGGACTCGGGGCAGCAGTCACCTGTTTCTCCTGAGAATAAGAAGAATCAGAAAGGCATCAGGAAGCTGTGGGGAAA gATAAGAAGGACCCAGTCAGGTGGAATGCCTGCAGACGGTGTGGACAGCAACGATTTCAAGAGGGGAGGAGTCCGTTCCACAGCAGGCCCTCGGCTGGCTGGCATGGGCAACAGAGATTCGGGAAG agacttGAACAACACTCCCTTTTCAAAGTGGTCATGTGACCAGGTGTGTATGTGGCTGGAGGAATATGGGCTGGGACACTATGTCCCCATGGCCAGCCAGTGGGTTAGCAGTGGACAGACTCTCCTCTCGGCCTCCTTGCATGACTTCGAAAAG GAGCTGGGGATAAAACACCCGCTGCACAGAAAGAAGCTTCAGCTCGCCCTGCACTCGTTTACCACACGGCAGAGCGAGAAATCAGCAGAGCTCGACCACATCTGGGTTACAC GATGGCTGGATGATATCGGTTTACCGCAGTATAAAGACCAGTTCCATGAAGGTCGTGTGGACGGGAGAATGCTGCAGTACCTCACTGTG AACGACCTACTGATCCTTAAAGTGAGCAGCCAGTTGCATCACCTGAGCATTAAAAGTGCCATCCATGTGCTGTATGTGAACAAGTTCAACCCTTTCTGCTTAAAGAGGAGGCCGGGGGATGAG ATGCTGACGTCACCCTCCGAGGTGATTCAGTGGTCCAATCACCGTGTGATGGAGTGGCTTCGCTCAGTAGATCTTGCTGAATACGCTCCCAACCTGAGGGGCAGCGGTGTACACGGGGGTCTCATT ATCCTGGAGCCACGCTTTAACTCGGACACATTGGCGATGCTGCTGAACATCCCACCGCAGAAGACCCTGCTGAGGAGACACCTCAACACCAACTTCAACTCTCTAGTGGGAGGTCAGGCTCAGCTGGAGAAACAGGAATACATGGAGTCTCAGAACTACACACCGCTCTCCACTACAGCTAAAATCCGG CCCAAGAAAATCGGTTTCTCCAACTTCAGCCAGCTCCGAAAGAAGCGCCCTGATGACCCCAGTGATTACATCTGCCCTCTGGAGTGCCCGAAGGCTCTGACGCTGCTCAGCGATTCCCAGCGACCCGTCTCCAGTGTACAGGACACTGAGAGGAGGGAACAG ATGCAGATAACGAAAGGAGCAGCGATGCAGATTGAAGCGTTATCGGAAAGCATTAACCACCTCACA GACTACAGAGAAAAGAAGACAGAATTGGACAGAGTTGCTTTTTCCTCAAACACTAAAGAAAGACTAATACTG TGCATTAGAGAAACAACGCTCTGA
- the ppfibp2b gene encoding liprin-beta-2b isoform X16, whose amino-acid sequence MEEDHNHTDRDDKQHKAECVVNVISELQAQMRKFQQEITTRIREQRALEGHPENPDRDVHNRSSDSDACPSDAEDPKHHCSSGGDNQALVHELRALKAKVDDLENEKSQYERKLKATKTEISELQQILASKDAEIESLRIQLLSRGNVNSDGVDREEVYRRKLKGKHLEMQKLKIGMESLLAANDEKDRHIEELTVLLGQYRKCKDMMVLSQVCGDRLLCGSSEEDLSGSLRRRALPHKAHSDIVMSDLQMSSSRGTPQLLLPTMCLQNELDSSCRSLQSPMDCHSLHSRQWTTLRMLSSSLEELQSGSKQRHAMGQTVEPVLESRLISESSKYQTLPGKFSRPALNGERERRSSPFQLSPDESEESEINLNRCRSASAPALAKLEKTDESTLSDVSPMSSGMDSGQQSPVSPENKKNQKGIRKLWGKIRRTQSGGMPADGVDSNDFKRGGVRSTAGPRLAGMGNRDSGRDLNNTPFSKWSCDQVCMWLEEYGLGHYVPMASQWVSSGQTLLSASLHDFEKELGIKHPLHRKKLQLALHSFTTRQSEKSAELDHIWVTRWLDDIGLPQYKDQFHEGRVDGRMLQYLTVNDLLILKVSSQLHHLSIKSAIHVLYVNKFNPFCLKRRPGDEMLTSPSEVIQWSNHRVMEWLRSVDLAEYAPNLRGSGVHGGLIILEPRFNSDTLAMLLNIPPQKTLLRRHLNTNFNSLVGGQAQLEKQEYMESQNYTPLSTTAKIRPKKIGFSNFSQLRKKRPDDPSDYICPLECPKALTLLSDSQRPVSSVQDTERREQMQITKGAAMQIEALSESINHLTDYREKKTELDRVAFSSNTKERLILCIRETTL is encoded by the exons tgtgtgGTTAATGTGATCAGCGAGCTCCAGGCGCAGATGCGCAAATTTCAGCAGGAGATCACTACACGCATCCGGGAGCAGCGGGCTCTCGAGGGCCACCCGGAGAACCCAGATCGTGACGTCCACAATCGCAGCTCCGATTCGGATGCGTGCCCTTCTGACGCCGAAGACCCCAAACACCACTGTAGTTCTGGAGGAGATAAC caGGCTCTGGTGCATGAGCTGAGAGCTCTGAAGGCCAAAGTGGACGATTTGGAGAACGAGAAATCGCAGTACGAGAGGAAGCTGAAAGCCACAAAG ACGGAGATCAGCGAGCTTCAGCAGATTTTGGCCTCCAAAGATGCAGAGATTGAGAGTTTACGAATTCAACTGTTGTCCAGAGGGAACGTGAACAGTGACGGTGTGGACAGAG AGGAGGTGTACAGGAGGAAATTAAAAGGCAAAC atCTAGAAATGCAGAAGCTGAAAATCGGGATGGAGTCACTTTTAGCTGCGAACGATGAAAAG GATCGTCATATTGAGGAGCTCACAGTGCTGCTCGGCCAGTACAGGAAATGCAAGGACATGATGGTGCTTTCTCAAG tgtgtggtgaTCGTTTGCTGTGTGGCAGCAGTGAGGAGGATCTGAGTGGGTCACTGAGGAGGCGAGCTCTGCCCCATAAAGCTCACTCAGACATTGTCATGTCTGACCTGCAG ATGTCGTCATCACGAGGGACGCCACAACTCCTACTGCCCACGATGTGCCTACAAAATGAGCTTGATTCTAG CTGTCGCAGCCTGCAGTCCCCCATGGACTGCCACAGCTTGCACAGCAGACAATG GACGACACTGAGGATGCTGTCTTCCAGTCTGGAGGAGTTACAGAGTGGATCCAAACAAAGG CATGCAATGGGACAGACTGTAGAGCCAGTTCTAGAG AGTCGGCTCATATCGGAGAGCAGTAAGTACCAAACTCTTCCTGGGAAGTTTTCCAGACCCGCACTAAACGGAGAGAGGGAACGACGTTCATCTCCATTCCAGCTGTCGCCTGATGAGAGCGAGGAGAGCGAGATCAACCTGA ATCGCTGCAGGAGTGCCAGCGCCCCGGCGTTAG CAAAGTTGGAGAAGACGGACGAGTCCACATTGTCAGATGTGTCGCCCATGTCATCCGGCATGGACTCGGGGCAGCAGTCACCTGTTTCTCCTGAGAATAAGAAGAATCAGAAAGGCATCAGGAAGCTGTGGGGAAA gATAAGAAGGACCCAGTCAGGTGGAATGCCTGCAGACGGTGTGGACAGCAACGATTTCAAGAGGGGAGGAGTCCGTTCCACAGCAGGCCCTCGGCTGGCTGGCATGGGCAACAGAGATTCGGGAAG agacttGAACAACACTCCCTTTTCAAAGTGGTCATGTGACCAGGTGTGTATGTGGCTGGAGGAATATGGGCTGGGACACTATGTCCCCATGGCCAGCCAGTGGGTTAGCAGTGGACAGACTCTCCTCTCGGCCTCCTTGCATGACTTCGAAAAG GAGCTGGGGATAAAACACCCGCTGCACAGAAAGAAGCTTCAGCTCGCCCTGCACTCGTTTACCACACGGCAGAGCGAGAAATCAGCAGAGCTCGACCACATCTGGGTTACAC GATGGCTGGATGATATCGGTTTACCGCAGTATAAAGACCAGTTCCATGAAGGTCGTGTGGACGGGAGAATGCTGCAGTACCTCACTGTG AACGACCTACTGATCCTTAAAGTGAGCAGCCAGTTGCATCACCTGAGCATTAAAAGTGCCATCCATGTGCTGTATGTGAACAAGTTCAACCCTTTCTGCTTAAAGAGGAGGCCGGGGGATGAG ATGCTGACGTCACCCTCCGAGGTGATTCAGTGGTCCAATCACCGTGTGATGGAGTGGCTTCGCTCAGTAGATCTTGCTGAATACGCTCCCAACCTGAGGGGCAGCGGTGTACACGGGGGTCTCATT ATCCTGGAGCCACGCTTTAACTCGGACACATTGGCGATGCTGCTGAACATCCCACCGCAGAAGACCCTGCTGAGGAGACACCTCAACACCAACTTCAACTCTCTAGTGGGAGGTCAGGCTCAGCTGGAGAAACAGGAATACATGGAGTCTCAGAACTACACACCGCTCTCCACTACAGCTAAAATCCGG CCCAAGAAAATCGGTTTCTCCAACTTCAGCCAGCTCCGAAAGAAGCGCCCTGATGACCCCAGTGATTACATCTGCCCTCTGGAGTGCCCGAAGGCTCTGACGCTGCTCAGCGATTCCCAGCGACCCGTCTCCAGTGTACAGGACACTGAGAGGAGGGAACAG ATGCAGATAACGAAAGGAGCAGCGATGCAGATTGAAGCGTTATCGGAAAGCATTAACCACCTCACA GACTACAGAGAAAAGAAGACAGAATTGGACAGAGTTGCTTTTTCCTCAAACACTAAAGAAAGACTAATACTG TGCATTAGAGAAACAACGCTCTGA
- the LOC124386132 gene encoding NADH-cytochrome b5 reductase 2 encodes MEQPLIFPVLIGFVAVLVTIFFMVLKPRNSESRKKLSKHPKTLQDPSIKYPLPLIEKEDITHDTKRFRFGLPSSLHVLGLPVGQHVYLSAKVNGNLVIRAYTPISSDEDQGHVDLIIKVYHKNTHPNYPDGGKMSQYLNNMKIGDTIDFRGPNGLLVYNGSGFFAIRPDKKSDAKLRKFKHVGMIAGGTGITPMLQLIRSITADPTDNTRCSLIFANQTENDILLRKELEEVVKNHPEKVHVWYTLDRPQQGWKYSTGFVDTSMIKAHLPPPASDVLIVMCGPPPMIQNACLPSLTKLGYNSQITFTY; translated from the exons ATGGAGCAACCGCTG ATTTTTCCCGTGCTGATTGGATTCGTAGCCGTGTTAGTCACCATCTTCTTCATGGTCCTAAAACCAAGGAACTCTGAAAGTAGGAAAAAACTCAGCAAGCACCCAAAAACTCTGCAGGACCCCAGCATTAAATATCCGCTGCCCCTCATAGAGAAGGAG GACATTACGCATGACACGAAAAGATTCCGCTTCGGGCTTCCCTCATCTCTTCATGTGCTCGGGCTTCCAGTCG GTCAGCACGTGTACCTGTCTGCTAAAGTCAATGGAAATCTGGTTATCCGAGCTTACACTCCCATCTCCAGTGATGAGGACCAAGGGCACGTTGATCTCATCATAAAG GTatatcacaaaaacacacacccaaactACCCTGATGGAGGCAAAATGTCTCAGTACCTAAACAACATGAAGATCGGAGACACCATCGACTTCCGAGGGCCAAACGGCCTTCTGGTGTACAACGGCAGCG GTTTTTTTGCTATAAGACCTGATAAAAAGTCTGATGCCAAACTGCGGAAGTTTAAACACGTGGGAATGATCGCTGGTGGCACAG GCATCACTCCAATGCTGCAGCTTATTCGCAGTATCACAGCAGATCCCACAGACAATACCAGGTGCTCCCTTATTTTTGCCAACCAG ACTGAGAACGACATTTTGTTAAGGAAGGAACTGGAAGAAGTGGTGAAGAATCACCCTGAGAAAGTGCACGTATGGTACACACTAGACCGACCTCAGCAAg GTTGGAAGTACAGCACAGGATTTGTAGATACGTCAATGATCAAAGCGCATCTTCCTCCTCCAGCCAGCGACGTGCTGATCGTGATGTGCGGACCGCCCCCGATGATCCAGAACGCATGCCTGCCGAGCCTCACCAAACTCGGCTACAATTCGCAAATCACCTTCACATACtga